The following proteins come from a genomic window of Eubalaena glacialis isolate mEubGla1 chromosome X, mEubGla1.1.hap2.+ XY, whole genome shotgun sequence:
- the LOC133081859 gene encoding nuclear RNA export factor 2-like gives MHAFLIIRRHHHQREAQECGQSQLSRSREENGLLKHAAGRTLLSLSYTQEADPAFEHLRVTLHYFKDSRKMKKLKDPHLRVQLLKHTKRVIVHTLCVLPKTQHDFSSFVVDTWFQTETMLCFSVSGVFKEVEGSSQGCVRAFTRTFIATPASYSSLCIVNDELFVSDSNPKKTEFVFFIPKPTSCASSIPTLSMERQEMVQALSTWSGMNLQDSQK, from the exons ATGCACGCATTCCTT ATCATCCGGAGGCACCACCATCAACGGGAAGCCCAGGAATGTGGGCAATCTCAGCTCTCCAGGTCTCGTGAAGAGAACGGCCTCCTGAAACATGCAGCCGGGAGAACCCTACTGTCACTATCCTACACTCAGGAGGCTGACCCAGCTTTTGAGCACC TGCGCGTTACGTTACATTACTTCAAGGACAGCAGGAAGATGAAGAAGCTCAAGGACCCCC ACCTGCGGGTCCAGCTGCTGAAGCACACAAAACGTGTCATTGTGCATACCCTCTGTGTGTTGCCCAAGACTCAGCATGACTTCAGCTCCTTCGTGGTCGACACGTGGTTCCAGACG GAAACGATGCTCTGCTTCTCCGTCAGTGGGGTGTTCAAGGAAG TGGAAGGAAGTTCTCAGGGCTGTGTGCGTGCCTTCACCCGGACCTTCATCGCTACCCCTGCCAGCTACTCCAG TCTTTGCATCGTGAATGATGAGCTGTTTGTGAGTGACTCCAACCCCAAGAAGACTGAGTTTGTGTTCTTCATCCCAAAGCCTACATCCTGTGCTAGCTCCATTCCCACCCTCTCCATGGAGCGGCAGGAAATGGTGCAGGCTTTGTCCACCTGGTCTGGGATGAACCTCCAGGATTCTCAGAAGTGA